One Pecten maximus chromosome 16, xPecMax1.1, whole genome shotgun sequence DNA window includes the following coding sequences:
- the LOC117314636 gene encoding poly [ADP-ribose] polymerase tankyrase-2-like, whose product MEFECSELFAVIAEKSPDTPNLSLHIIRNGLDVNLRSLKGGNFLHHIATSYEREGDAMTLVPIVFQLSNAGIRANIQDTEGATALHISATRFGGHQLVKSLLMIGVDPNIRNSSGKTALELAKDCDPYSFKTIKVYQQGIWKAVIERSTESIMILIGSWCKTDDERNGKKLMDVCSLVCDEETQDLLRNSVPVYRLAHAVLAKDKKLVRKILKSNKTLDVNMKNMTHIDPYGRQVALPLLGEAVFLYMRSMIQKLINYGADVNETVDDTESSEPLFLFLMRTLPSTTNAFEILEIILENADDKFIRSSSSEILNIISDKDYPSFLIDLLTSKGLQFFERDQDGRSLTDLIYLENVDADPQFLRTRMAFVNQLIIDRALEGDVQFLEKLANDSYDLRSVEDKNGKDLISIIMEDGKNAHMVDILGYLLEYQCVIRKLHHAVTIGNLAKLKEDITPKLSVCRDMGGRGLLHKAVMFERKYVISYLLKEFPATMKIRDNCHRTPLHWAACLKEPEVEKVLVHLGADVKAVDKDGKTPAAYRKESDVMYKSMVTERNTDHGLDVYLLKIYQEMSKAITSGDLPSVKNIRKFMFSDVTLDEVPNKMHQVEAPYRDLVSLCVDNNEDMIGEYLLEEGASWDIKYSDGTMKIPLLDVVTEKGLHLMADWIKRTLEKPKHESPKISARRASIKPQKLGTSTDDAMNEVQSTSRKSSVAAGSVSEIPPKSCSCDIL is encoded by the exons ATGGAGTTTGAGTGTTCAGAATTATTTGCGGTGATAGCTGAGAAATCACCCGATACTCCCAATCTAAGTCTACACATCATAAGAAATGGATTAGATGTTAATCTGCGGAGTTTGAAGGGAGGAAATTTTCTCCATCATATTGCCACTAGCTACGAAAGAGAGGGCGATGCAATGACATTAGTACCAATTGTGTTTCAACTATCGAATGCCGGGATTCGAGCCAATATCCAGGATACCGAGGGAGCTACAGCGCTTCACATATCAGCGACTAGGTTTGGAGGTCATCAACTTGTGAAATCACTACTAATGATCGGAGTAGATCCCAAcattcggaactcctcgggaAAAACAGCTTTGGAGCTTGCAAAGGATTGTGATCCATATAGCTTCAAGACGATAAAG GTTTATCAACAGGGTATTTGGAAAGCTGTTATAGAAAGATCTACCGAATCTATTATGATCTTGATTGGGTCCTGGTGTAAGACTGACGATGAACGCAACGGCAAGAAACTGATGGATGTATGTAGTCTAGTTTGTGATGAGGAAACTCAGGACCTACTCCGTAACAGTGTCCCTGTGTACAGACTGGCACACGCGGTTTTGGCCAAGGACAAGAAACTTGTAAGGAAGATTCTCAAATCGAACAAAACTTTAGATGTGAATATGAAAAACATGACACACATCGACCCGTATGGACGGCAAGTAGCACTTCCGTTGCTTGGTGAGGCTGTCTTCCTGTACATGCGCAGTATGATACAGAAGTTGATTAACTATGGAGCCGATGTCAATGAAACGGTGGATGACACAGAGTCCTCTGAGCCCCTGTTTTTGTTTCTAATGAGAACATTGCCGTCGACTACAAATGCCTTTGAGATTTTGGAAATCATTTTAGAAAATGCTGATGATAAATTTATAAGATCATCTTCCTCGGAAATTCTCAACATTATTAGTGATAAAGATTATCCATCATTTCTTATTGACCTTTTGACCTCTAAAGGACTACAGTTCTTCGAACGAGACCAGGATGGACGTTCCTTAACAGATCTGATCTATCTAGAAAATGTCGATGCTGATCCACAATTTCTTCGGACCCGTATGGCATTTGTCAACCAGCTTATCATCGACCGGGCGCTGGAGGGGGATGTACAATTCTTGGAAAAGCTTGCAAATGACTCCTATGACCTTAGATCGGTGGAAGACAAAAACGGAAAAGACCTGATTAGTATCATCATGGAAGACGGTAAAAATGCACATATGGTCGACATCTTGGGATATCTTCTCGAGTATCAG TGCGTTATAAGAAAGCTGCATCATGCTGTTACAATCGGCAACCTTGCAAAGCTGAAAGAGGATATTACACCCAAGTTATCGGTATGTCGTGACATGGGAGGGCGTGGTCTACTTCACAAAGCAGTCATGTTTGAGCGGAAATACGTCATCTCCTACTTGTTAAAAGAGTTTCCGGCCACCATGAAGATTCGTGATAAT TGCCACAGAACTCCGCTTCACTGGGCTGCTTGTCTGAAGGAACCGGAAGTGGAGAAAGTTCTCGTGCATCTTGGCGCTGATGTCAAGGCCGTAGATAAG gaTGGAAAGACTCCAGCAGCTTACAGGAAGGAGTCAGATGTTATGTACAAGTCGATGGTGACCGAGCGTAATACAGACCATGGCCTGGACGTTTACTTACTCAAGATTTATCAGGAAATGTCAAAAGCCATAACATCTGGAGACCTTCCGAGTGTCAAGAACATTCGGAAGTTCATGTTTAGTGACGTCACATTGGATGAAGTGCCAAACAAAATGCACCAAGTCGAGGCTCCATATAGAGATCTTGTCTCCCTATGTGTTGACAATAATGAGGATATGATTGGAGAATATTTGCTGGAGGAAGGTGCTTCCTGGGATATCAAG TACTCAGATGGTACTATGAAAATTCCCTTACTTGATGTCGTCACGGAGAAAGGGCTTCATCTAATGGCGGACTGGATTAAACGGACTTTGGAAAAGCCAAAACACGAATCGCCGAAG ATTTCGGCGAGACGGGCGTCTATAAAACCTCAAAAATTGGGAACGTCAACTGATGACGCCATGAATGAAGTGCAATCTACATCCCGGAAGTCAAGTGTCGCGGCGGGAAGTGTCAGTGAAATCCCACCGAAGAGCTGCTCttgtgatatattgtga